GTTCAGCACCTCCTGGTACAGTCCGGCCGGTTCCGCCGACGACTGGATGTGGACGCCGGCGATCGCCGTGCCGGCCGGAGGCGCGAACCTGACCTGGAACGCCATCACCTATGACCCCTCGTATCCGGATGGGTACGAAGTACGCATTATGGCGTCGCCCAATGTGCCGACCGGCGGGACGGGGACCATCGGCAACCAGCTGAGCAGCAGCACGCAGCTGTTCGCGATTCCGCAGGAGAATACGGCCTGGACGCCGCGTTCCGTTTCGCTGGCCGCCTACTCGGGCCAGACTGTCTATATCGGGTTCCGCAACAACAGCAATGACAAGTTCCTGCTGTTGATTGACGACGTGGCCGTCGTGTCGTCGGCCCCCGACCTGGCTGCCGAGGAGTCATTGGCCTTTCCAGTCGACTATCCCCTCGTGCCGGCGGGCATCAAGGTGGAGGCGACCCTCGCAGCGCGGGCACGCAACGCGGGCGGCGCGACCCTGACGAACGTCGCGGGTACGGCGCAGCCCAAACTCGATGCGGTGGCGGTCGGGTCTGTGCTGCCCTCGACCAATACCATCGCCTCGCTGGCGGTCGGTGCGACCGATACGCTGAGTTTCCCGTCGCCCCTGGTCATTGACGCGCCGGGTGACTGGTCAGCGACCTTCACCATGACGGCCACGGAAACCGACGCGGAACCCGGCAACAACACACTGGACGTACCGCTCACCAGCGTCGGCGGCAATGCCTGGTCGCGGTTTGAAGGTGCACCGACCGGAACCTTGGGAATCGGTGCCGGCAACGGCGGTGAGCTGGGCACCAGCTTCACCCTGTTGCGTCGCGCGGATATTCGCGGCATTCGTTTTGGCGTCGGTCCCTCGGCCGAGGTGAACTGGCCGGGCCAGGATCTGATCGCCAACGTTCGTGCCACCGACGGCACCGGGCAGCCGACGACGATCATTGCCTCGACGGTGCCGGTCGAGTCGACCGCCGAGGGTGGCATCTATGAGGTGCCCTTCGTGGGCGGTGCGATCAATTTGCAACCCGGCACGTACTTCGTCAGCGTCGCCGAGCCGGTCGGCGGACCGACCTTGCCGCTGTACGTGCATATGCAGCGCTTCGAGAGCGGTACGAACTGGGCTGCGCTGCAGACGCCGCCCACTTCGTGGTCGACGTTTGAGTCGTTTGGAACGGGCTTCCAGCGAGTGCCCCAGATATCACTGCTGGTAGAACTGTCCTTGTTCCGCGATGGGTTTGATCTGCCCGAGCCGGCGCGCTCGTCCTACCAGGTGGCTCCGGCGCCCAAGGCGGTGCCGCCCTTGCTGCGCAAGCCGGCACCGACGGCATTCTCGCAAGGCATGGCAAGATAGGCCGGACCTCCCTTCGGCCCGGACGCATGCACGAGCACCGCCTTCGACAGATGCTGGAAGCGCACATCGCCCAGGGCCGCTTCGATGCGGCCCTGGTGTTGCTGGAACAATGGCAGGGGCAGGCGCCGCGCCAGCTCCTGCCGGAATTGATCCGGGCTCGCCTGGAGTTCATGCAGGGCCGTTATCGCGCCGCAAGGGCCCGTTTCCTGCAGGCCGTGCAGGAACGCGAATGCGCGCCGTCCGACGTGCTGGAACTGGTCAACGGATTGCGGCTGTTCGTGGCCCACGACGCCATGATCGCGTGGGCCGAAAGTTATCCGCACCGGAATGCGCTCCGGGCGGTGGACCAGGTGCTGGCGGCAGCCTCCCTGAGCACCATCGGCGCGCAGGACCTGGCCCGACGCTGGGCCGACGAGGCCGTTGCGAAGGCCCCGGATGACGGTATCTGCCGGGTCAATCGCGCGTTGATTCTCAACTACGCCGGCGACTTCGATGCCGCCCGGGCTGACCTGGATCACGTCCTCGGCGGGCCGCAGGAATCTGCCATGGGTTACTGGCTCGCCGCCCGGGTTTCGCGGCAGACACCCGACCGCAATCACGTCGGCGCCCTGCGCGAACGCCTGGGCCGCTCGACGCTGCATCCGCGCGATCGCGAATTTCTATACTTTGCACTGTTCAAGGAACTCGACGACCTGGGCGACCGGCCCGGCGCGTGGGAAGCGCTGTCCGCCGGCTGCCGCGTCGCCCGGACGAGGGCCCCCTACGATGCGGCGATGCAGGAGCGGCTGTTTGCGCATCTTCGCCAGCCGATCCGCGCGGTACCGGTAGCGGATCCACCGCCGGTCGGTGCGCCGGTGCCGATCTTCATCGTCGGCATGCATCGCTCGGGCACGACCCTGCTCGAAAGCATGCTCAGCGCCCATCCGGAGGTACATGCCTACGGCGAATCCCAGCGCCTGAGTGCGGCGCTGCGGCTGGCGGCGGACCGCTATTGCCAGGGTGTCATTGACGACGGCCTGGCGCAGCGCCTGCCGGATCTGGACTACCGTGCGGCTCGCGACAGCTTTCTCGGCGAAGGCCGGCGACTGGTAGGGCAGGCGACGCACGTAACGGAGAAAATGCCCGGCAACTTCCAGCTTGTCGGCGCGATCCGTCACGCCTTGCCGCACGCCCGCGTCATTCACATGCGGCGGGATCCCATGGACGTGTGTTTCGCCAATCTGCGCGAGCACTTCGCCGACGGCGTGAGCCACGCCAACAGTGCTGTCGACGTGGCGCACTATCACGCGCTGTATCGTGGTCTGATGGCGCATTGGCAGGAGGTCTATCCGGGATTCGTCCTGGACGTGGACTACGAATCCCTCGTGACGGATCCCGTAGCCGAGTCCCGGCGCGTCTATGCGTTTTGCGGCTTGCCCTGGGACGACGGTGTTACGGATCCCGCGCGATGGGCGGGGCGTGCCATCACCACCCTCAGCTCACTTCAGGCGCGCGGCACGATCCATCGGAACCGTGTCGGTGGGTGGCGGGCCTACGCCCAATGGCTGGAGCCCCTGCAGGAAGCGCTCGGCGTCACCGAGGTGTCGGCCAGCTAGCGCCACGCGCGCGTCGCCTCCTTGCCGTTCTGTGCGTCCGTTCTCGAATGTTCCGGCGATGGCGGTAAACCGCAGCCGGACACCGCCGTTGATCTTCCCCGGGTTGAACCTGCCTGGCGTCATCGTTGCGGCGCCAGGTCCACCGGGAAGGGAGATGGGTAATGACACGGTATCTGATAGCGATGGCAGCAGCCGTCGTGGGGATGGCACACGCGGCGCCAGCGGCAGCCTTTGACACGATCTGGCGCGGGGGCTTCGAGAGCGCGGCCAACCGTACTTCCCCCTGGGTACCAACCTGGATCGGATGCTGGACCACTCGACCGCATACAACTTCGTTGACGTGATGAAGCAGTCACGTACGTGGATCACGCAGCACACGCAGTCCAGTGCCTGGGATACGGGCGACTTCGCCTGCCTGGACCTCGATGCGAACGGATACGTGCGCTCGCTGGTGCCGCGGACCGACCACCCCGATTGCACCGAGCCGGACTACAACGCGGTTTCCACCCTGTTCTTCTACGGCGAGAACTGGCATGGGCACTATCCGGCGGGCCGGTATACCGTGACCTGGGAAGGGCGCGGCAAGCTGGAGTACTTCTTCGCCGCCCGGAAGAACGACGCGGATTCCAGCGATCACCGCGATGCCCTGGACGTGGATCCCAGCGAGAGCGGATTCATGCTGCGGATCAGCGAAATCGATCCGGAAGACCCGGTGCGCAATATCCATGTGTGGATGCCGGGATTTGACGAGAACACCGGGCCTTCGCAGCTGTTCCACCCGGATTTCCTGCGCCTCATCCGACGCAACAAAGTCCTGCGCTTCATGGACTGGATGATGACAAACAACTCCAACGAGAAGGAGTTTGCCACGCGACCAAAGCGGCCGGACGTGCGCTGGACCGAGCACGGCGTGCCGCTGGAGATCATGGTCGAGTTGTCCAACCGCACCGATACGCATCCCTGGTTCAACATGCCGCACCAGGCCACGGATGACTACATGATGCGCTTTGCGCAGATGGTGAAGCGCCAGTTGCGGCGTGATCTGAACGTGTACGTGGAGTATTCCAACGAGATCTGGAATCGCATATTCACCCAGGGCACCTATGTCAGGGACCATGGTGTCGGCCTTTTCGGCGCCGCTGACGAATGGGAAAGCCGCTTTACCTGGCACGGTATGCGGTCGGCACAGATGTGCGATATCTGGAAGGCGGCCTTTGGCGATCAGGCAGACCGCGTCGTCTGCGTTCTGGGCGGCTGGGCGAGCAATGCCTACATGTCGCGGGTGGCGGCCGAGTGCACACTGTGGACCGACGGCCGCCCCTGCAGGGGGCATGGGCTGACCGCCATGGCGATCGCGCCCTATTTCGGTGGCTATCTCGGTGACGATCCCTACTTTGATACCGTCAAGAACTGGAACCTGGACAAGCTGTTTACGGAAATCACGCAAGGCGGGCAGTTGACGGGCGGCCCGGCAGGCGGCTCGCTGGCGGAAGCCAGGCGCTGGATGGATGCGCACGCGGACGTCGTCGACGACCTCGGAATGCATCTGGTCGCCTACGAAGGTGGCCAGCATCTCGCGGGCGTGCCGGTTGCTGCCCAGGAATCGCAGACCCTTACCCGGCTCTTCACCAGCGCCAATCGCGATGCGCGCATGGGAGCGATCTACACGCAGTACCTCAACCAGTGGAAAGCGGCCGGCGGCGAGATGATGGTCCACTTCAACGCCTCCGGCATGTACTCCAAATACGGCAGCTGGGGCGCCGTGGAGTTTCTCGACCAGCAGAACACCCAAAAGCAGACCGCCATCCGGAACTTCATTCAGAACACGCCGTGCTGGTGGACAGGATGCGAAGACTGATTTCGCTACGTCTTCAGTAGCTTAAGCGGAGGCGTATGATCGTGCGGGGCGTCACGCAGTATGCGCAACTGAACGCCGCGGAACCACACCTCACGCCAGCGGGTGGTCTTGGCGGATGGCGTCAACTGCTGTGGCGAAACGGTCACCTCGCCTTCAAATGCGTGACGCGTGTCGATGGCGCGTCGGTTGACTGCGGCGAACAGGGTATTGCCGTCACGGTAGCTGACGGCGACCAGTGCGCCGCAGCGGGCACACAGCAGGAACTCGGCGGACTGGCTACCCTGGCGATAGCGCGACAGGTAGTCGGTGCTGTCGATCAGGAAGGCACACCGTCCCTGCGGATCGGACAGCCAGGCGGCACCGTGCCGGGTGCAGAAGTCACAATCACAGGCGCGGGGGGCGTATGTTTCCGGTGCGGCTGATAGCGTCACTTGCGTGTGGATCGCGCCGCAATGGCATCCGCCGTTCAGTCGGATCATCGCTTGCTCTGATTGAGAAGGACACCGTCGACTGTGGCGGGATCCGATTGCCGCGTCAATGCGGCAATCGGATCGGTGCGTATCCGGCCGTCAGGCGACCGGTGCCGGATCTTCGTTACGGGCGACAGATTTCCGAGCAGACCTGCGGCCGGCCGGCGGAGTCTTTGCACGGCACGTCACAGCGCGGCAGCGACGCACGGCTGTTCAGATAGTCGCGCAGCACGTTCTGGCGGTGTGGCAGGAAGACATCCGTCAGGGCCTGGGAGATCGGGAAGCGTTCGCCGTCCGGACCGGTTTCGGTGAACTGCTCGGTCACATGAACAAATCCGAGCGTGCCAGGCCAGTTCGGCTGCCCGCCGCCGATATCAGCAAAGCCGCTCAGCTGGTGACAGCCGGCGCAGGACATCGCCTGGGCGCGGGCGATGATCTGGTCCGGCGTGAGCCGGCTGCCGATCTGGTTGAGTTTGTTCTGGATCTGCACGCGGAAGGATGGCGGCGAGTTCGAGAACGCGAAGACGTAGTCGTTGTCGGTGCCCTGTTCCTGGCTTTCGCCGGTATTGAAGAACTTCGGCGGCGTGAAGGTGAAGCGGTTGATGTCCGGTACCGCCAGGTTCGCCACCTGCTGGTTGACGAAATGCGTGCGGAAGGTGCGCGCCGTCTCGGTGTTGTCGGAGAACAGCGTCGCCGACGGGTTCGTCTTGACCGTCTGCGGGCGCATGCCGGCCAGCGGGCAGGGCCGGTCAGCAGGGCAGGGGACGAGGTTGCTGTCGCCGCGGAACAGCTTGAACTCACGCAGGACCCAGTTGCCGCCGCTCTGGAACGTCATGAACTGGTTGCTGCGGATCTGGCCCTTGCCGGAGGGGCCGGCGCCGTAGTTGTCGGGGTGTACGACCGGCCGGAAGCCGGGCAGGCCAGTGAAATAGAACTGCTTGAGTTGGCTGGCGCGCTGCGACACGTTGTTGGTGCGCGAGAGTTTGTCCCAGAACTCCGCCACGCGCACGCAGCCGTCGAGACCGGCTTGTGGCCGCGGATTGGGCAAGGTGGCTTCGAAGATGACCAGGTTGCGGTCGGCGAAGTTGACCTGGCCTGAACCCTTCGCGAACACGATGCGGTATTCGCCGCAGTCAGCGCCGTCGGCGGGCGCGAGGTCGAAGCGGTTGAACAGGCCGACCGGTTCGAAGCTGTCCGGTCCGAAGATGAAGGGATTGCTCTGGGCCAGTGCGCCTTCGCCCCGCGGACACTCGTACTTGAAGCCGTTGAAGGTGGTCTGGCCCTGGAGGATCTGGTCGTCGCAGTGCGAGCCGGGACCAATGCCGGGCTTGCGGTTCTGCGTGTCCCACCACTGGCGGAACAGTGGCAGTGCACGGCTGCGATCCAGTCCGCCGCGCATGACGATGGTTTCCATCGTCTCCTTGAACGTGAATTGCGCGAGGATCGCCTTGTCGGTGACGGCAAACGAGCGACGCGGATCCGTTGCGGCGATGGCTTCCGAAGCGGTCGCTGCGGACAGCGGCGCAGGTGCCACCGCAAGGCCGCGGCGTTCAGAGCTGAGCTCGGACGCGTTGCCGGCCAGGGCGGGATCGATGATCTGTGCGCTGGCGAAGCAACTGACGAAGGCCAGCGAAACGCCGGCCGCGAGTGAAGGTTTGATACGGTTCATGTCCATCCATCCTGGTGAAATACGACTTCCGTGCGCGTCATCCCTGTCAGGTCGGCCGCGCAGCGTCGCGGGCGGGACCTGATTCGTTGTCCGTGATCTCTGGCAGCAGTACCTGAGGAGGTGAGTGGCGCTTGCTGGGATTCCCCGGCACGGCGATATCCGTGCAGAGGGAAGAACCGGCCCCGGCCAGGCCGGTGCTGGGCGTCGTGGAGCGACGTCCCGCGTGCGTAGTAGGCTACGAATGGTTTTGTACGTAAAGCGAGAATACGACGCATCGACGCGCTATTTTGACTAGGCGCGCTTTTCCTGTCGCGACGGTGTCCCGTCGCGCCACTGCTGCGGAATGGGTAGCTGTAGTGGCTGCTGCCGGCCTGGTGCGGCTAGCCGCGGGTGCGCCAGACCGATCCGGAGAACAGCGCGTAGCGCAGCAGTCCCCAGACCTGTGGCAACAGCAACGCGAGTGCCAGCCCCAGCATGCCGGCCGCAAAACGACTGTCCGGGCCGTAGGGTCCGCTGGCGAAGACGACGATCTGCTTGAGCGTCACCACCATGAAGGCCGCGAGCACGGCGGCGACGGCGAGCCACAGGTAGGGACTGAGCCAGGCGCGGTGCAGGCGCCAGCCGACCAGGCCGGCGATGCTGGCCAGCTCGATGACCAGGCGCGCTCCGAAGCTGCGGAACGGATCGCCCGTTTCGGCGTGGTGATAGGCCTGGTTGAGCGTCAGTGCGGCCAGCAGCACGATGTACATCCACCAGGCCATGCTCTGCACGGTCCATCCGACCGTGCTGTGGTCGAAGCGGACGTGGGCGCGGGGCGCCTGGTAGGGATTGGTCTCGAAGTGGTCCGGTTCGATGACGACGACGCTTTCGTCAATCGGCACAAGTGCTGGCTCGGGGTCTGAAACCGGCTCCGGGGGGCGGCTCCAGTCCAGTCCGCGCCGGGTTGCTTCGGCGATGGCGACTTCCTTCGCCAGTTCGGTCAGTGCGCCGGAACGCAGACGGTGCAGCAGCGGCGCATCGGCCAGGTCAGCATAGCGGGCGGCCAACGATTCGCGGGTGATTTCCACACTCGGGTCCTGTGGCAACGTGGCGCTGGGATCAGTGTACCCCGAGTGCTGCATCGCGCCGCCAGGCGTGCGATACCGGGCAAATCGAAGGCGCCAGGCCGTCGGTGCCTTCGTTTTGTCGATGCCAGCGGACGGGCCGCCCGTTCACGCCGCGGAAGTGGACAATAGCCGGGGTATCGCGCAGGCGTTCGGATGGCGTCACGCGCATTCCGGCGCTGTAGCCATGCGCGCGTGCGGTGTTCGGGCGAATGGAAATGATAAGTATTAAAGAGTACTAATATACGTTGAAACAGGGCGCATTCCATTGCTGGCGTGTCGAAGCCCGTCGGCGGGTGCCGGACGGAGTGAGGGATGATCCCTACGGCGGGCATTCCCCGTATGTCCCGGCGAGGCGCCTCCCAGCCGGGGTGGGCGCCACCGCCCCGATACGAGGAATTCCGCCATGTCCGTCC
This genomic stretch from Tahibacter amnicola harbors:
- a CDS encoding choice-of-anchor J domain-containing protein, which codes for MDISLRRHALASAVLVVLSSSPALAANVFFEDFQIPGGMGQHGCQVSVNAGGAGTYPFPANWLLRNVDNRTPATNVNYVNDAWEDREDFANDTTDCAAFSTSWYSPAGSADDWMWTPAIAVPAGGANLTWNAITYDPSYPDGYEVRIMASPNVPTGGTGTIGNQLSSSTQLFAIPQENTAWTPRSVSLAAYSGQTVYIGFRNNSNDKFLLLIDDVAVVSSAPDLAAEESLAFPVDYPLVPAGIKVEATLAARARNAGGATLTNVAGTAQPKLDAVAVGSVLPSTNTIASLAVGATDTLSFPSPLVIDAPGDWSATFTMTATETDAEPGNNTLDVPLTSVGGNAWSRFEGAPTGTLGIGAGNGGELGTSFTLLRRADIRGIRFGVGPSAEVNWPGQDLIANVRATDGTGQPTTIIASTVPVESTAEGGIYEVPFVGGAINLQPGTYFVSVAEPVGGPTLPLYVHMQRFESGTNWAALQTPPTSWSTFESFGTGFQRVPQISLLVELSLFRDGFDLPEPARSSYQVAPAPKAVPPLLRKPAPTAFSQGMAR
- a CDS encoding sulfotransferase family protein: MHEHRLRQMLEAHIAQGRFDAALVLLEQWQGQAPRQLLPELIRARLEFMQGRYRAARARFLQAVQERECAPSDVLELVNGLRLFVAHDAMIAWAESYPHRNALRAVDQVLAAASLSTIGAQDLARRWADEAVAKAPDDGICRVNRALILNYAGDFDAARADLDHVLGGPQESAMGYWLAARVSRQTPDRNHVGALRERLGRSTLHPRDREFLYFALFKELDDLGDRPGAWEALSAGCRVARTRAPYDAAMQERLFAHLRQPIRAVPVADPPPVGAPVPIFIVGMHRSGTTLLESMLSAHPEVHAYGESQRLSAALRLAADRYCQGVIDDGLAQRLPDLDYRAARDSFLGEGRRLVGQATHVTEKMPGNFQLVGAIRHALPHARVIHMRRDPMDVCFANLREHFADGVSHANSAVDVAHYHALYRGLMAHWQEVYPGFVLDVDYESLVTDPVAESRRVYAFCGLPWDDGVTDPARWAGRAITTLSSLQARGTIHRNRVGGWRAYAQWLEPLQEALGVTEVSAS
- a CDS encoding GFA family protein, whose amino-acid sequence is MIRLNGGCHCGAIHTQVTLSAAPETYAPRACDCDFCTRHGAAWLSDPQGRCAFLIDSTDYLSRYRQGSQSAEFLLCARCGALVAVSYRDGNTLFAAVNRRAIDTRHAFEGEVTVSPQQLTPSAKTTRWREVWFRGVQLRILRDAPHDHTPPLKLLKT